A single window of Vanessa tameamea isolate UH-Manoa-2023 chromosome 5, ilVanTame1 primary haplotype, whole genome shotgun sequence DNA harbors:
- the LOC113392675 gene encoding uncharacterized protein LOC113392675 translates to MKLLLVIALCGFVTAAPNVQKHEVIVVDNLPNEIENQNWMVDILINQLINIIRSFINNGIGIIGIPPLDPLTLDNFHLNIPAGLINLDLQLENIIVAGLGSFVVHKMKLDLKDLSFDVDVSVPRLEIEAGLYNLTGDLLTAIPIYGEGKAEFIVEDFRIKAKFFLKQSDDEKSVIIDRIEGATFEIPSFKSNLDGAIGGGDIDAIVNAIVEEVLVDYVIRFRGAISNIATLLVVVIGNPILELFDTWQFIASLLPRA, encoded by the exons ATGAAATTATTGTTAGTTATCGCATTGTGCGGTTTTGTGACAGCCGCCCCCAATGTCCAGAAACATGAAGTTATTGTCGTGG acaacTTGCCAAATGAGATAGAGAATCAGAACTGGATGGTAGATATTCTAATTAATCAGTTGATCAACATAATTCGTTCGTTCATCAATAATGGCATCGGAATCATTGGCATCCCACCACTGGATCCTCTGACCCTAGACAACTTCCATTTAAATATCCCTGCTGGGCTTATTAA CCTAGATTTGCAGTTAGAAAACATCATAGTAGCCGGCTTGGGCAGTTTTGTGGTTCACAAAATGAAACTCGATTTGAAAGATCTCTCATTTGATGTCGACGTGTCTGTACCTCGACTGGAGATCGAGGCTG GGCTATACAATCTAACTGGAGACCTGTTGACCGCAATTCCTATTTACGGAGAAGGAAAAGCCGA GTTTATCGTCGAGGATTTTAGAATAAAGGCtaaatttttcttaaaacaGTCAGATGACGAAAAATCTGTAATAATCGATCGGATTGAAGGAGCAACATTTGAAATTCCCTCTTTTAAG TCCAATTTGGATGGAGCAATCGGCGGAGGTGACATAGACGCTATTGTGAACGCGATCGTGGAAGAAGTTCTCGTGGACTACGTGATTCGGTTCCGTGGTGCCATCTCCAACATTGCGACTCTGCTGGTCGTCGTCATCGGAAATCCTATTTTAGAACTTTTTGATACCTGGCAATTCATCGCCTCTCTCCTACCTCgcgcataa